TTTCTCCTTTCTGATTTCTGTAGGTGCAACCGTACGATAAAGCTTCTGAGAATACACATTTAAATTGTccctttgtttttatgtttttaaccaGTGCTGGCTGAGCTGGAGCCCCAGCCCAGGTACCTGGAGGACAGCTTTGAAAGAGTTGTTGGAGGTGAAGTGGCCAAACCTAACTCCTGGCCCTGGCAGGTAATCTACTGTAACACAGGATCAAAAACTAAATTTCAGCAGACAATGAAATTATGTTTCAGGGCAATACAGAGCGCTTTTTCAATTACACCTCTTAAAGGGATAGGTCAgaatttttgaagtggggttgtatggagTACTGATCCATAGCTGGTGTATTACGCACAGTGGAAAGTGGTCAGCAtgccctcagtttggagaagcaggctggagtacacAGAGgcttttagccacctaaaaaaaagtcccaccttaAAAAATCATAACCAGTTTAAGTGTActctatattgagagtattttcacttcTTCACCtgaatgtcagacagtgatttccactgaaaaatgaagctgttatatGGCTCTCTTcaatgccagactccattgagaaaagcATTGATTTAacactgctgaacacaggagctgctggtctactgctgcctcgatcagttcatttgtttgtgatattatgtgactttggtgCTTTAAAGGATTAGTTTGGGTTCAACAAAGTCACACGATAACAtcaactaactaactgatcaaggcagcagtagaccagcagctcctgtgttcagcaatgttaaaatgctgtttttctcaatggagtttggtggctcTGATGAGAGCATACACGGGACTGAATAATAGGCATTAAGCAAGAGGTAAatcagtgaaaatactctaaatatagcatatacttaaactgatatttgttttttccGGTGGGACTTTTTTATGTGGCTAAAATACAATTTGTTTTTGAGCCCGTCAAcaacagtacattgcttagcttccatgtcagactccagcctgcttctccaaactggagacATGCTGACTTacatctactgtgtgtaatacactgactatagttAAGCATCTCGCACAACCCCACTTCAAGAAATCCCAACTATCCCCTTAATATTTTCACATATACATAACTCTGGTCTGCTCTCTCCCCCTTAGATCTCTCTCCAGTACAAATCTGGCAGCAGGTTCTACCACACATGTGGAGGCACCCTGATCGAGAGAGGATGGGTCATGACTGCTGCTCACTGCGTGGACAGGTAACGTAATGATTAACTCGAGCACGGCCTCGGGATTCTTTGGCTGTATGAGTTTTAGGTGCATTTTGTGATTACTTTGACTTTAATATCCACGGCCCGCTCTTATCGCAGCACCGAGGTatgatttatttcagtgtttctaaatGTCACCAGCACGAGGAAAGTTCTCATGGCCTCATTTATAACTGTCACATACCAAGaggattcatttattttattagagGGAAAGAAATGTCTCCAAACAAAggaataataatcataataataaaaaccgGGCATATTGTGACCTTTACATTTTACATCAGTTTACTGTAATAAGAAATCATTAGGCTATGCTGATCAGAAATTAGTCATTAGAGTCAAAACTAATCATTGattgtttttggggttttttctttaatattgCAGCAGTAGGACGTGGCGTGTCGTTATCGGTGAACATGACCTCTACAGCGACAGTGGCAGAGAGCAGATCAAGAGTGTCAGCCAGGTTTACATCCATCCCAGATGGGACTCTGGCAGAGTGTCTGCTGGGTGAGGATTTCATTTTTCTTAAGTTCATACAATTTTAAGTGTCTTTAATTTGCATGTTTCTGTTGAGTTTATCTGTTTAAAAGCAATTTTACATAAGTAAGCAGTGCTGTAACGAAtgtcttttgcttttgttttttacacttgAAGACTCTAGTGAGGTTTTCAAATGATGCTTTGAGTGTCTGTTGTCagattttatgatgtcatcaccttaaaaaaaattacacaaaatcCTCACTTTGAATAAAGTGGTTAATCGGATTAAATGAATTAgtctatttttttaatcaacttccttttatgtataaatgtaatttacGGTGTTACATTGCTGCTAAGCCGCGCCGCTAATAGAGCAAACACTTCTTTTGACTGAAgtgaaattattgtttttttaaaggctaAATGCCAACAAATAATAACACGGTAGATACATACATCTAGTGATGCATTTGGACACATCATCAGCGACAGTACCAGGGGTCAATGGGGGTTTCGGGTCTCAACTTCAGACCCTGTCACCCTGGCGACCTGACCGGGACTGATCAGTTCCCAGCCTGTGTCCAGCAGCATTAGACCACGACATGTCCCTCCTGATCCACAGCCATTGTGAAGCTTTTTCTGCAGCCCCTGAACTCTGCTAATGGCTTGTGTTTTACTTGTCTCTTAAGCTCACTTGCCTCTTCCATGTGCTCCTCCCAGGGCACCGTCAGCTCCAGCATGACCACTTGTTTTAATGCTACTGGTACCAGCACAGTGTCCAGTCTAAGGGTGGTCTCCACAATGTCTTCTGGGAATCTGGGTTGTTTCCCCAGGTCCACCCTCACCCTCAGCCAAGAGGCCTGTCTGGACTTTAGTCAATAATGAAATGATAATTAATCTGACttgaagcagaatattttgttAGATAAAAACATTACTGATTAGGTCTATCTTTTTTCTATAAATTTTGACTTCTGGACTTTACAGTGCTCTGGAGTTATTGGAAATAACTGGATCAAACGAGGTGGAAACAATCCTACGCAGGTGCAAGAACCACTGAAAATGCCACATTTGAACCTCCCAGGCCAAAATCTATGGTTGCCAAAAGGGTGGAGAGATTTCTGTTGGCATCGGCTTGACTGACTGACCAACAGAGCAAACAGCCTAACAACCATGCGAGCCATAGAGCTGCTGGTCGGAGCTTAATAATAGAAAGCAAAAGCTGCACAGCATGTTGATTTAGACTTTGTGTTAACATTAGTGAAGCTTCAAACTATTCTGTACAGCCCTGTAAATGTTTCAAGGGGAATCCATTTCTCTAATTTCCCAAACATCTCTGGGCAAAGTATGTTCTGGTATGAAGGGAAGAATGTCACCTAAGGGTGGAGGTGGTCTAACCCACGAACAAAATGTCCTCCTTGGGAGTGTAGTATCTTTGCAAAGCTATTTTAGGTTCCTCCTGTTTAATCCATGCATCTCCACCTCAGGTACGACATCGCCCTGCTGCGTTTGTCTTCTGACGCCACCCTGAACTCCTACGTCCAGCTGGGCTCTCTGCCTCCAAGTGGCCAGATTCTGCCCAACAACAACCTCTGCTACATCACCGGATGGGGACGCACCTCCAGTGAGTAGACTGCAAGGTCACAGTCAGGGCTAATCAGTTTTAGTTTTTGTAAATCTCAGTGTATCTTACCTTTCAAATTTTACTTTGTTCAGCCGGTGGCAGCCTGTCCGCCCAGCTGAAGCAGGCCTATCTTCCTCTGGTCGACCACAAGACCTGCACTAGCCCTGGCTGGTGGGGCAGCACTGTCAAGACCACCAtggtgtgtggtggtggtggtgccgAGGCTGGATGCAACGTGAGTCTCCTCCtacatgaaaaagaaatgttGGAGTAACTAAAACTATATTACTGCAAAGTCTTATTATGGAAGGGTTTTTCGCTTTGACTTAGAttgtgtttaatttgtatttcagTAAAGTAGTGAAGTGATTCAGTTCGTGGAAGAACACTAAAAACcacaaagaacagaaaaaaagtcctGCAcaattttaaagggacagttcaccccaaatcaaaaatacctgttttccttttacctgttgTGCTGCCTCTagtgttgtgagcagtttcatgtaggaactattttctttctatcaaactacacccaccaaccatatcaccacgcagaaggaagtatgcatctactgctagctcacctagcatctagctaacgttacagcttagccaaggaggacgccttTGATATTTACATGTCGTGCGGTCATGAGCCTCttgttcatgagtagatgcactcatccttctgcacagtgatacgattggcaggtgtagttcagtaggaagaaaatagttcctacacgaaactgctcacaacaagttctgtggattatcttgagtagctggatcatgatttctggaaagagacattgctgatgaATTTTATAAaggtattttttggcgctttgagcaccacaagtcaaGTGCCATATAGCTCCATTACActagaaagaaggcagacatctctacggccgatatctccaacactctgcaactcacaccaaaacaatctagactgataaataacactacaggtaagaagaaaaaatatgtattttagattttagggtgaactgtccctttaaccctACAATACAGTAACTGTAATATGGTGTTATTTATATTGAGTATCCACCACTGAATCCTGATCAATGTGTTCTCTTTAATCTCGTTCCTCTCAGGGTGACTCTGGTGGCCCTCTGAACTGCCTTGTCAACGGAAAATACTACGTCCATGGCATTGCCAGCTTTGTGTCTGGTATGGGATGCAACGCCCCCAAGAAGCCCACCGTCTTCACCCGTGTCTCCGCCTACATCGAATGGATGGACTCCGTAAGTATTAGGGATACATACATCTATCATACGTAAAGGAATGCTAGGACAGGTGCGGGTTTAATCGGGATTAAGTTGCGTATGTTGTGTAATCAttactttcttcttctcttttccaGATCATGGTGTAAACCGAATCCATGTTgcagcaaacaaagaaagagaccACATTGAACCACGTTTTCATCTGTTGTGCTTCCTTGTTTGTCTGGTCTCATTctacaaaaaataaacttcATTAAACTTCAAGTGATGACTCATTTCTCATCATAAAgtttatgtaaccactgttacATGTGTCATTATTCTTTTGACTTCAAACTATGCAACAAAATATGTGCAAAAGACACCTAAAAATACAAATtcctggatttattttatgtagCATCCAACTACTTAAATTAAAGTGTGGTCACAGACTGTGAAATAAATGTTCTGCACAGGAGGTTCTTAAAAACACTCgtaatgtttctgtaaatccaGTGTGATGTGGCAACATGCCGTCACACACTATCTCAAAATGCGATAAAGC
This region of Epinephelus fuscoguttatus linkage group LG1, E.fuscoguttatus.final_Chr_v1 genomic DNA includes:
- the LOC125887970 gene encoding elastase-1-like produces the protein MLRFLVLTSLAALVLAELEPQPRYLEDSFERVVGGEVAKPNSWPWQISLQYKSGSRFYHTCGGTLIERGWVMTAAHCVDSSRTWRVVIGEHDLYSDSGREQIKSVSQVYIHPRWDSGRVSAGYDIALLRLSSDATLNSYVQLGSLPPSGQILPNNNLCYITGWGRTSTGGSLSAQLKQAYLPLVDHKTCTSPGWWGSTVKTTMVCGGGGAEAGCNGDSGGPLNCLVNGKYYVHGIASFVSGMGCNAPKKPTVFTRVSAYIEWMDSIMV